A single genomic interval of Adhaeribacter pallidiroseus harbors:
- a CDS encoding sulfatase-like hydrolase/transferase: MRHITTLVVLILLLCGHKGLLAQKKLKTENIILITLDGFRWRELFTGADKDLISEKDFVKDEEALKSLFWHDDPLVRRQKLLPFIWTTLVQEGQIYGNRQLNNKVNLHNKHRFSYPGYNEILTGFTDDRRVDSNDKKDNPNKTVLEFINEQKGFRKKVAAFGSWDVFPYILNKNRSGLLINAGFDTASTPHLTNHEKFLNKMQAQVPSPWLNVRLDAFTHYFAMEHLKKASPRVLYVAYGETDDFAHDGNYEAYLKSAHQTDAFIKNLWTWVQHSPKYRNKTTFIITTDHGRGNTKKSWQDHGSNVGEADETWFIVAGPDTEALGELKEPAQYHTDQVAQTITTLLGLKYTPEKAAGEAIKTALPNLPNKNSAK, from the coding sequence ATGCGGCATATAACCACTCTGGTGGTTTTAATCCTGTTACTTTGTGGCCATAAAGGCTTGTTGGCTCAAAAAAAACTTAAAACTGAAAACATAATTTTAATAACCCTAGATGGCTTCCGATGGCGGGAACTGTTTACCGGAGCGGATAAAGATTTAATCTCTGAAAAAGATTTCGTTAAAGATGAAGAAGCCTTAAAAAGCTTGTTTTGGCACGACGATCCCCTGGTACGGCGGCAAAAATTGTTACCTTTTATCTGGACCACCTTAGTACAGGAAGGCCAGATTTACGGCAACCGCCAACTAAATAATAAAGTAAACCTTCACAATAAACACCGTTTCTCTTATCCAGGATACAACGAAATTTTAACTGGCTTTACCGACGATCGCCGGGTAGATAGTAACGATAAAAAAGACAACCCGAATAAAACCGTGCTGGAGTTTATTAACGAGCAAAAGGGCTTTCGGAAAAAGGTAGCGGCTTTTGGGTCGTGGGATGTTTTTCCGTATATCCTGAACAAGAACCGCTCTGGTTTACTCATAAACGCCGGCTTTGATACCGCCAGTACGCCGCACCTGACTAATCACGAAAAATTTTTAAATAAAATGCAGGCCCAGGTTCCCAGCCCTTGGTTGAATGTGCGCTTAGATGCTTTTACCCATTATTTTGCGATGGAACATCTCAAGAAAGCTTCGCCCAGGGTGCTGTACGTGGCCTACGGCGAAACCGACGATTTTGCGCACGATGGTAACTACGAAGCATACTTAAAATCGGCGCACCAAACTGATGCTTTTATTAAAAATCTTTGGACTTGGGTGCAACACTCGCCCAAATACCGTAACAAAACTACCTTCATCATTACCACCGATCATGGCCGGGGAAACACCAAAAAATCCTGGCAAGACCATGGTTCTAATGTGGGGGAAGCCGATGAAACCTGGTTTATAGTAGCTGGTCCGGATACGGAAGCCTTAGGCGAATTAAAAGAGCCGGCTCAGTATCATACTGATCAGGTAGCTCAAACCATAACCACCTTACTGGGCCTTAAATATACCCCCGAAAAGGCAGCGGGTGAAGCCATTAAAACGGCCTTGCCGAATTTACCAAACAAAAATTCGGCTAAATAA
- a CDS encoding gliding motility-associated C-terminal domain-containing protein, with protein sequence MAQDCPIKPDASLKDIKTSGQPFVNCTNSSTAGYTLQVENTSLTKTKNTLYTIDWGDGSPIENLGDFSARKAHTYVLRGTYNLKYIVGINGCISEKIYTVFHGSVPDVGLSYRNTDECAPANFTFDVTQTEFNEPSTRYTLDFGDGTSVTFDQDDSKRFYHTYNIPSKGKSLGYTIKVTASNACKTSERTGSGIYVSSGPTPDFRLEPGPVSCMNSPVTLTDISDYGYNATDPDQKQFERKWAIEPAEGWSFAPGYDERSEKPIINFTKVGNYAVSINLSPLEGTDPKCKGGTITKNLKIISAPTASFNTLLNPPVGCAATVSTSNTSEGEEVSYLWTVTPSTGVTVTSGNFTSKEPIFQFANAGNYTLNLKITNFCGSSTATPRTVSIKNIPTVTLPAARTYCGPQTIAFTPANANHKPTYNFNNTSQITYAWLVNGPAGGFNFTTSDGSSLANPNIQFIQPGIYTVSVKVTNECGTSTQANQSITINAIPTAPEADDVSICINSAATLTTSTPGTIEWFSAATGGTRLPTSPSKSYTTPVLNTAGTFTYYVQTTVNGCVSPRQAVTVTVNPAIDPKVISGTSSICENNVPVLITGTGATGGGAPISYLWESSTTSPSANDFTATTGLNNGPNNQINFQPGVLTRTTYFRRKAISSLCATASSNVVTITVNPIPPMPIVPPVNPVCVGNSSTLTANAVAGLTYTWYDEHNNVLPSNAATSNSFNTASFAREGTYTFYVTSKSAQNCISAKTSVTVQVLPAITNNRIVSEQPAICAGEIPGLISSAIQPAGGNGYNNFTYLWQSKTDRDPEWKTAASGNDANYSNNRENYQSTAITRTTAFRRMIISGFCADPNYSNEVIIEVIPSSLAPEVADVTSICTGASTQLRVTSSGGIYEWFTSSTAVTSVFTGSVFQTPVLNGTTTYYVHNRTTNCVSPRTAVVVTVDPVISNNTITPVATICFDGKPNTLIGSTPQGGAGAGTYSYRWESRTEFTSFSPVDGDLTYSNAKKDYAPDILNKTTWFRRIIKSGTCEDISTEIKVEVLESLQGNVIVANNGLEFCEGNVTTTLSGLSNMSGGTGEFTYVWESSTDEFRSIKNTVAQGQGTPFVSYSPQNLTQTTWFRRIVTSGPCLASTSNHIKITIHPKPAAPFVAPIAAICTGNSANIIINLVAGINYMVTDENGRLIPSNSPAGNQFTTPVLQEAKNHIYYVTASNNFDCKSIETQIIVPVLSPLAKFNITQPVAVCKGESPSEITGIEYPTGGNNVYTYSWESKAIDEPAFKIITSANGNPTFKPGPLTKTTYFRRQISSGSCTAYSNVVEVKVNEIIVNDLIITNQEVCADVRPARILGHPATGGDGANYTYLWQTSFDNIQYATAISVAGEVNTGINYQPPILIPGNWWFRRKVISGTCVSYSQPVLVKVNYAITENTIQLTGNAAICVNTKPAPIQGSLPSGGNNTPTYTWQISADGRTFINAPKPNNLKDFNPGNLAQTTWFRRIVDAAACLPSISNVVKIDVYPPVTNNTILTRDQEICLGNEATMLEGSTPEKGNGQFVYRWESRRDNQTFMLAAAIGASDPTAKNYVPGTLSKGIWYFRRWVASGPCQEIVSQFVKITVNEPLSGHFITANQTIRVGDKPASLTGSKPKGGGSTITYRWESKTEETGSFQPIAGNTNLTSYAPPVLSKTTWFRRIAVSGGCESISNEIEITVAQAIANNVISANQTICYGAEPNLLMGSAPSGGDGHFTYIWEYSTTGLAADFVTAPNPSFDQDYPTGRLKETTWFRRKVSSAGNTHLSNIVKITVAAPISENSVTGSQTICYNSTPTMLSGSVVASSNSQPDYLWESSTDGIHFLTAPGTSHLASYTPGALTRSTWYRRNVSIGGCTNLASNAVLVTVIALPTLEPVQPVTICPGTSATLTVNAHNNQVEWFETVISNTPIHTGTSFTTPVLRSERTYYTQAVTQGCAAGERIAIQVLLEAPVANAGQDVVIEAGKSVELKGTGGVAYQWSPAEGLNDPNIANPIARPNETTRYTLSITTAQGCTATDEVVVALLPGISVPNGFTPNNDGQNDVWEIANIEQYPTCEIKIFNRWGTLLYSSAGYKQPWNGTYNQQTLPVATYYYSIILKQGEKPISGSVTIIK encoded by the coding sequence ATGGCGCAGGACTGCCCCATTAAACCCGATGCTAGTTTAAAGGATATAAAAACATCAGGTCAGCCTTTTGTAAATTGTACCAATTCATCTACGGCTGGCTACACTTTACAGGTGGAGAATACCTCGCTGACTAAAACAAAAAATACTTTATACACCATTGATTGGGGCGATGGATCACCTATAGAAAACTTAGGGGATTTTAGTGCCAGAAAAGCGCATACGTATGTGCTGCGGGGAACTTACAATCTGAAGTACATTGTGGGTATAAATGGTTGCATCTCCGAAAAAATCTATACGGTATTTCATGGCAGTGTGCCGGACGTGGGTTTAAGCTATAGGAATACCGATGAGTGCGCACCCGCAAATTTTACGTTTGATGTAACGCAAACCGAATTTAATGAACCTTCTACCCGGTACACTCTAGATTTTGGCGATGGTACCAGTGTTACTTTTGACCAGGATGACTCGAAAAGATTTTACCATACTTACAATATTCCTTCTAAAGGCAAAAGCCTTGGTTATACGATTAAGGTAACTGCTTCTAACGCTTGCAAAACATCCGAGCGAACAGGTAGTGGTATTTATGTATCAAGCGGGCCTACCCCAGATTTTCGATTAGAGCCGGGGCCCGTTAGTTGTATGAACAGTCCGGTTACTTTAACCGATATCTCTGATTATGGCTATAATGCTACCGACCCAGACCAAAAGCAATTTGAACGGAAGTGGGCCATTGAACCAGCAGAAGGCTGGTCCTTTGCTCCAGGTTACGATGAAAGATCTGAAAAGCCTATCATTAACTTTACCAAAGTTGGTAATTACGCAGTTTCTATTAACCTGTCACCGCTGGAGGGTACAGATCCTAAATGTAAAGGCGGCACAATCACCAAAAATTTAAAAATTATATCTGCTCCTACCGCATCGTTTAATACTTTATTGAATCCTCCTGTCGGTTGTGCCGCAACGGTTAGTACCAGCAATACTTCGGAAGGAGAAGAGGTTTCTTATCTATGGACAGTTACTCCATCTACTGGTGTTACCGTTACAAGCGGCAACTTTACTTCTAAAGAACCAATTTTCCAGTTTGCGAATGCGGGTAATTATACCCTTAATTTAAAAATAACTAATTTTTGTGGTTCTTCTACCGCTACGCCCAGAACGGTATCGATTAAAAACATTCCAACGGTTACTTTACCGGCTGCCAGAACCTATTGTGGGCCGCAAACAATTGCTTTTACTCCCGCTAACGCGAACCATAAACCAACCTATAATTTTAATAACACCTCTCAAATAACTTATGCCTGGTTGGTTAATGGACCCGCTGGTGGTTTTAATTTTACAACTTCCGATGGTAGTTCCTTGGCAAACCCAAATATTCAGTTTATCCAGCCGGGAATTTATACAGTATCTGTTAAGGTAACTAATGAGTGCGGCACATCCACCCAAGCAAATCAATCTATAACCATTAATGCCATACCAACGGCGCCGGAGGCAGATGATGTTTCTATTTGTATCAACTCCGCTGCTACTCTAACTACCAGCACCCCCGGAACAATTGAATGGTTTTCTGCAGCTACTGGGGGTACCCGGTTACCTACTTCACCTAGTAAATCTTACACCACACCGGTACTGAATACAGCCGGTACTTTTACTTATTATGTGCAAACCACGGTAAATGGTTGTGTTAGCCCACGGCAAGCAGTAACAGTTACCGTTAATCCGGCCATTGACCCTAAAGTAATTTCGGGCACCTCAAGTATCTGCGAAAACAATGTTCCTGTCTTAATAACTGGAACTGGGGCTACAGGAGGTGGTGCCCCCATTAGCTATTTATGGGAAAGCAGTACTACTAGCCCTTCCGCTAATGATTTTACAGCGACTACGGGTTTAAACAATGGTCCCAATAACCAAATTAATTTTCAACCGGGAGTTTTAACCAGAACTACTTATTTTCGCCGGAAAGCAATTTCCTCGCTTTGCGCAACCGCAAGCAGCAATGTAGTTACCATTACGGTTAATCCTATTCCACCCATGCCTATTGTGCCACCGGTAAATCCGGTATGCGTGGGGAATTCCAGTACCCTTACTGCCAATGCCGTTGCCGGTTTAACCTACACCTGGTACGATGAACACAATAATGTTTTGCCTAGTAACGCCGCTACTAGCAATAGTTTCAACACCGCGTCTTTTGCCCGCGAAGGTACCTATACTTTTTACGTTACCAGCAAAAGCGCGCAGAATTGTATCAGTGCGAAAACATCGGTAACCGTTCAGGTTTTACCGGCTATTACTAACAACCGGATTGTTAGTGAACAACCCGCCATTTGTGCTGGAGAAATTCCGGGTTTGATTAGCAGTGCCATCCAACCTGCTGGAGGAAATGGGTACAACAACTTTACTTACTTGTGGCAAAGTAAAACCGACCGTGATCCGGAGTGGAAAACGGCAGCCTCCGGAAATGATGCTAATTACAGCAATAATCGGGAAAATTATCAATCAACGGCGATAACCCGCACCACGGCCTTCCGTCGGATGATTATTTCTGGTTTTTGCGCAGATCCCAATTATAGCAACGAAGTTATTATTGAAGTAATTCCGTCATCGCTGGCACCGGAAGTTGCCGATGTAACATCTATTTGCACCGGTGCATCTACTCAATTACGGGTTACTTCTTCCGGGGGTATTTACGAATGGTTTACTTCGTCAACTGCGGTCACTAGTGTATTTACGGGTTCGGTGTTTCAAACACCTGTCTTAAACGGTACTACTACTTACTATGTACATAACCGAACAACTAATTGTGTCAGCCCGCGCACGGCAGTAGTAGTTACCGTGGATCCCGTAATTTCTAATAACACGATTACGCCAGTTGCCACCATCTGCTTTGATGGAAAACCAAATACATTAATTGGTTCCACTCCACAAGGCGGTGCTGGTGCAGGTACTTACAGTTACCGCTGGGAAAGTCGGACGGAGTTTACTTCATTCAGTCCGGTGGATGGCGATTTAACGTATTCTAACGCTAAAAAAGACTATGCTCCGGATATATTAAACAAAACTACCTGGTTTCGGAGAATTATAAAATCAGGAACTTGCGAAGATATTTCCACAGAAATAAAAGTAGAAGTACTCGAAAGCTTACAGGGTAATGTTATTGTAGCTAATAACGGTTTAGAATTTTGCGAAGGAAATGTTACTACTACTCTATCGGGATTGAGCAATATGAGTGGTGGTACGGGTGAGTTTACTTATGTTTGGGAAAGTAGTACCGATGAGTTCCGTTCTATAAAAAATACGGTAGCACAAGGTCAGGGGACACCGTTTGTTTCTTATTCTCCGCAGAATTTAACTCAAACCACCTGGTTCAGGCGCATAGTTACTTCTGGACCTTGTTTAGCCAGTACCAGCAATCACATCAAAATAACTATCCATCCAAAACCAGCCGCACCGTTTGTTGCGCCGATAGCGGCAATTTGCACGGGTAACTCAGCCAACATTATAATTAATTTGGTAGCAGGAATCAACTATATGGTAACGGACGAAAATGGAAGATTGATCCCCAGTAACTCCCCCGCCGGTAACCAATTTACGACTCCGGTACTCCAGGAAGCTAAAAATCATATTTACTATGTAACTGCTTCAAATAATTTTGATTGTAAAAGCATTGAAACACAAATAATTGTCCCGGTTTTATCTCCTTTAGCAAAATTTAATATCACGCAACCTGTGGCTGTTTGTAAGGGAGAAAGCCCTTCCGAAATAACCGGTATAGAATATCCAACCGGGGGTAATAATGTTTATACCTATAGCTGGGAAAGTAAAGCCATTGACGAGCCAGCATTTAAAATAATAACTAGTGCCAATGGCAACCCAACTTTTAAACCAGGGCCATTAACAAAAACTACTTACTTCCGGCGACAAATTAGTTCTGGTTCGTGCACGGCCTACAGCAATGTAGTAGAAGTTAAAGTTAACGAGATAATTGTTAACGACTTAATTATTACCAATCAAGAAGTGTGTGCCGATGTGCGTCCGGCCAGAATACTGGGTCACCCGGCAACCGGAGGAGATGGGGCTAACTATACTTATCTTTGGCAAACTAGTTTCGACAACATACAATACGCAACGGCTATTTCAGTAGCCGGCGAAGTAAATACCGGCATTAACTATCAACCACCTATATTAATACCAGGTAACTGGTGGTTTCGCCGCAAAGTAATTTCTGGTACTTGCGTTTCTTACAGCCAACCCGTGCTGGTTAAAGTAAATTATGCTATTACCGAAAATACCATCCAACTAACCGGCAATGCGGCTATTTGCGTAAATACAAAGCCTGCTCCTATCCAGGGTTCTTTGCCTAGCGGGGGAAACAATACCCCAACATATACGTGGCAAATAAGTGCAGATGGAAGAACATTTATAAATGCGCCAAAACCAAATAATTTAAAAGATTTTAATCCGGGCAACCTGGCCCAAACTACCTGGTTTCGCCGCATAGTAGATGCTGCTGCTTGCTTACCCAGCATAAGCAATGTAGTAAAAATAGACGTATACCCACCTGTTACCAATAATACGATCCTGACACGCGATCAAGAAATTTGTTTAGGGAATGAAGCAACTATGCTGGAAGGTTCTACCCCCGAAAAAGGGAATGGCCAATTTGTTTATCGATGGGAAAGCCGACGCGATAACCAGACTTTTATGCTGGCTGCCGCTATTGGTGCCAGCGATCCTACAGCAAAAAACTACGTTCCCGGGACATTATCCAAAGGTATTTGGTACTTTCGGCGTTGGGTTGCCTCCGGCCCGTGTCAGGAAATAGTGAGTCAGTTCGTAAAAATTACGGTAAATGAACCTCTTTCGGGACATTTTATCACCGCCAACCAAACCATAAGAGTAGGCGATAAACCCGCCTCTTTAACAGGTTCCAAACCAAAAGGCGGGGGAAGCACCATCACCTACCGCTGGGAAAGTAAAACGGAAGAAACAGGTAGCTTCCAACCAATTGCGGGCAATACCAATTTAACTAGTTATGCTCCACCGGTTTTGAGCAAAACCACTTGGTTCCGGCGAATTGCGGTATCGGGGGGCTGTGAGTCGATTAGTAACGAAATTGAAATTACCGTGGCCCAGGCTATCGCCAATAATGTAATATCAGCTAATCAAACGATATGCTATGGTGCCGAACCTAATTTATTAATGGGATCTGCTCCTTCAGGTGGGGATGGACATTTTACTTATATCTGGGAATACAGCACCACGGGTTTAGCGGCTGATTTTGTAACCGCTCCTAATCCCTCCTTCGACCAAGATTACCCGACCGGACGATTAAAAGAAACTACCTGGTTCCGGCGCAAAGTAAGCTCAGCTGGTAATACGCACCTCTCCAATATCGTAAAGATCACGGTGGCGGCTCCTATTTCTGAAAATTCCGTAACCGGTTCCCAAACTATCTGCTACAACTCCACTCCTACTATGTTGTCCGGATCCGTAGTAGCTAGCAGCAACAGTCAACCAGATTATCTGTGGGAGAGTAGTACCGATGGCATTCACTTTTTAACGGCTCCCGGTACTAGCCATCTAGCTTCGTATACTCCTGGTGCTCTTACCCGAAGTACTTGGTACAGAAGAAATGTAAGCATTGGTGGCTGTACCAATCTGGCTAGTAACGCCGTGCTGGTTACAGTAATAGCTTTACCCACCCTGGAACCCGTTCAACCAGTAACTATTTGCCCGGGCACCAGCGCTACTTTAACTGTAAACGCCCATAATAATCAGGTGGAGTGGTTTGAAACCGTTATTAGTAATACTCCCATTCATACAGGAACCAGTTTTACTACTCCTGTTTTACGTAGCGAGCGCACTTACTATACGCAGGCAGTTACCCAAGGTTGTGCTGCCGGCGAACGCATAGCCATTCAGGTATTGCTTGAAGCTCCAGTGGCTAATGCCGGACAAGATGTTGTAATCGAAGCAGGTAAATCAGTAGAGTTAAAAGGTACCGGCGGAGTAGCTTACCAATGGTCACCGGCGGAAGGTTTAAATGACCCGAACATAGCCAATCCGATAGCCAGACCGAATGAAACAACCCGTTATACTCTTAGCATTACAACTGCCCAAGGCTGTACGGCTACTGATGAAGTGGTAGTAGCATTGTTACCGGGAATATCTGTACCAAATGGATTTACCCCGAACAACGATGGCCAGAATGATGTGTGGGAAATTGCCAATATAGAGCAATACCCTACTTGTGAAATCAAAATTTTTAACCGTTGGGGCACTCTGTTGTATTCTTCTGCCGGGTATAAACAACCTTGGAATGGCACTTATAACCAGCAAACATTACCAGTTGCTACCTATTACTATTCCATTATTTTAAAACAAGGCGAAAAACCAATTTCAGGTAGCGTAACTATTATTAAATAA
- a CDS encoding DUF294 nucleotidyltransferase-like domain-containing protein encodes MIDRFQFLKTAVPFNLLPDEVLRGVADLLEEVKYTKETTVYHQEGSKLRGVDIIAAGEYESFFYDSTQNKRLVEYHRTGYCYGGISVLLNRRKSLRTVIAKKGTVVYFLHRRDFRALCQAYEAFFHFFTTDYGRRMLNDEFAHFAKQPASFEESYIASEQLYSRKIESMEYREVVSCPADTPIYQVANLMAEQKVSCAFVEEAPSQITGYVTDITLRDKVVAKNAEASQPVITIQDNPIVVISSQAYIYEAILLMFQTSSRYLLVEENGHYKGYLSRNRLLSEQAQSPFMFIQSVKLALSLEELKSKWQKVPEIVAQLLSRGVNAEIVNQVITTVADSIALKVINSVLDELGTPPAKFVFMVLGSEGRKEQTLKTDQDNAIIYEDKANEQRELVRAYFLKFADMVSERLNQIGFSFCSGGFMAKNPKWTHSLSHWKRNYESWMQEIVPETVMKVSTFFDCRYLYGEKAIMDELQTFLDQELQHPMQRLFYLMANNALQYEPPLTFFRNIKTFTVGSQEVFNIKKAMTPIVDIVRIYALQNRIFATNTGERLAALKEKKVFSETQYLELIQSYYYLMSVRLKKQASQILRDKTEPENYMDIRSLTKIEQVTIIEIFKTIKDFQAGIKLRFTNTLFG; translated from the coding sequence ATGATAGATCGATTTCAATTTCTGAAAACCGCCGTACCCTTTAACCTGCTACCCGACGAAGTACTACGGGGCGTAGCGGATTTGTTGGAAGAAGTAAAGTATACCAAAGAAACCACGGTGTATCATCAGGAGGGAAGCAAACTGCGCGGAGTGGATATTATTGCGGCGGGCGAATACGAGTCTTTTTTTTACGATAGTACCCAAAACAAGCGCTTAGTAGAGTACCACCGCACCGGTTATTGTTACGGAGGCATTTCGGTATTGCTAAATCGCCGCAAATCGCTGCGGACTGTAATTGCCAAAAAAGGAACCGTGGTGTATTTTCTGCATCGGCGCGATTTCCGGGCCTTGTGCCAAGCTTACGAAGCCTTTTTTCATTTTTTTACTACCGATTACGGTCGGCGTATGCTCAACGATGAATTTGCGCATTTCGCTAAACAACCAGCCTCATTCGAAGAAAGTTATATTGCTTCGGAACAACTGTATTCCCGCAAAATAGAAAGTATGGAATACCGGGAAGTAGTGTCGTGCCCCGCCGATACGCCCATTTACCAGGTAGCTAACCTAATGGCCGAACAAAAGGTAAGCTGTGCCTTTGTGGAAGAGGCCCCGAGCCAAATTACGGGGTACGTAACCGATATTACATTACGCGACAAAGTGGTGGCCAAAAATGCCGAGGCTAGCCAACCAGTAATAACCATCCAGGATAACCCTATTGTTGTTATCAGTTCGCAGGCCTACATCTATGAAGCCATTCTGCTGATGTTTCAAACCAGTAGCCGTTATTTGCTGGTGGAAGAAAACGGCCACTATAAAGGGTATTTAAGCCGTAACCGCTTGTTAAGTGAGCAAGCGCAATCGCCGTTTATGTTTATTCAATCGGTGAAACTTGCCTTATCGCTGGAAGAATTAAAAAGCAAGTGGCAAAAAGTACCCGAAATTGTGGCGCAGCTATTAAGCCGGGGGGTAAACGCCGAAATTGTGAACCAGGTTATTACCACGGTCGCCGATTCCATTGCCTTAAAAGTAATTAACAGCGTGCTGGACGAATTGGGTACGCCACCGGCCAAGTTTGTATTTATGGTATTGGGTAGTGAAGGGCGCAAAGAACAAACTTTAAAAACCGACCAGGACAACGCCATTATTTACGAAGACAAAGCCAATGAACAGCGCGAACTGGTGCGGGCCTATTTTTTAAAATTTGCCGATATGGTATCGGAACGGCTGAATCAGATTGGCTTTAGTTTTTGCTCCGGCGGCTTTATGGCCAAAAATCCGAAGTGGACGCATTCTTTGTCACACTGGAAACGGAATTACGAAAGCTGGATGCAGGAAATTGTGCCCGAAACCGTGATGAAGGTTTCTACTTTCTTCGATTGCCGGTACCTTTACGGCGAAAAAGCCATCATGGACGAGTTGCAGACTTTCTTAGACCAAGAGCTTCAGCATCCCATGCAAAGGCTGTTTTACCTCATGGCCAACAACGCTTTGCAATACGAACCCCCGCTTACATTTTTCCGGAACATTAAAACCTTCACCGTAGGCAGCCAGGAAGTATTTAATATTAAAAAAGCCATGACGCCTATTGTGGATATTGTGCGCATTTACGCTTTGCAAAACCGGATTTTCGCAACCAATACCGGTGAGCGCCTGGCCGCCTTAAAAGAAAAAAAAGTGTTCTCGGAGACGCAGTACCTGGAATTGATCCAGTCGTATTACTACCTGATGAGTGTGCGCTTAAAAAAACAAGCCAGCCAAATATTGCGGGATAAAACCGAACCCGAAAATTACATGGATATCCGCAGCCTCACCAAAATTGAACAGGTAACCATCATCGAAATCTTTAAAACCATTAAGGATTTTCAGGCGGGTATTAAGCTTCGGTTTACCAACACCTTGTTCGGGTAA
- a CDS encoding PorP/SprF family type IX secretion system membrane protein, producing the protein MKKFYTFWLLLLLTGSLQAQQRPHFSQYMINNYILNPAISGIEDYTDVKFGFRRQWMGVEGAPSTYYTSAHTPLNKTDITVSAIRNKDRRIKRIGLHQKARPHHGVGFMAQVDKTGPLKSTSFNGSYAYHIPFSNKIKLSAGIAGGILKYRLNTAEVYLADQNDPTLYDNDISRLKFNLSVGLWLYSQRFYVGLAGNQLLRNNQDFKSNANYNGPGLLQKHYIFTSGVRLEVNPEISLVPSVQINMALPSPPSYDFNLKVMYSDRFWVGGSYRHGDALAGLAGVNISSVLDLGYSYDVTTSGLSGSNAGSHEIVLGFKLQNRGKVICPIWMW; encoded by the coding sequence ATGAAAAAATTCTACACTTTCTGGTTGCTTCTATTACTTACCGGCAGCCTGCAGGCGCAGCAACGACCCCACTTTAGCCAGTACATGATTAATAATTATATTTTAAATCCTGCTATTTCCGGTATTGAAGATTATACCGACGTAAAATTTGGCTTTCGTCGGCAATGGATGGGAGTAGAAGGAGCACCCTCTACGTACTATACCAGTGCCCATACCCCTCTGAATAAAACAGATATCACCGTTTCTGCCATACGTAATAAAGACCGACGCATTAAAAGAATTGGTCTGCACCAAAAGGCACGCCCCCACCATGGAGTTGGTTTCATGGCTCAGGTTGATAAAACAGGCCCTTTAAAAAGTACCTCGTTTAATGGTAGCTACGCGTATCACATTCCGTTTTCCAACAAAATAAAATTATCGGCTGGTATTGCGGGTGGCATACTGAAATACCGATTGAATACTGCTGAAGTTTATTTAGCTGACCAGAACGATCCTACTTTATACGATAACGATATCAGTAGATTAAAATTTAATTTAAGTGTAGGGCTCTGGCTATATTCGCAACGTTTTTACGTAGGCTTGGCCGGAAATCAGTTACTACGGAACAATCAGGATTTTAAAAGTAATGCGAATTACAATGGCCCTGGTTTATTACAAAAACACTACATCTTTACTAGTGGCGTAAGACTAGAAGTAAATCCGGAGATTAGTCTGGTACCTTCCGTACAAATAAATATGGCCCTGCCCAGCCCTCCTTCTTACGATTTCAATTTAAAAGTTATGTACAGCGACCGCTTTTGGGTAGGAGGTTCTTACCGGCACGGCGATGCTTTAGCTGGCTTAGCCGGCGTAAACATTAGTTCTGTGTTGGATTTAGGGTATTCTTATGATGTAACCACGTCTGGTTTAAGCGGTAGCAATGCCGGAAGCCACGAAATTGTACTGGGATTTAAATTACAAAATCGAGGCAAAGTTATCTGCCCGATCTGGATGTGGTAA